From the genome of Pelosinus fermentans DSM 17108:
TCTCTTTGAATACGCCTCTTAGTCCTGCAAGTATAAAACCGATTGATGATGAAACTTACAACTATATCATTACGCCTGTGAGGACAAACTAAATGGAAGAAATAGGGATAAATACAGCTACCATTCAGCTGGATCAATTTTTAAAATGGGCAGGGATTATTGAATCTGGTGGACAAGTTAAATTATTGATTGAAGACGGTCTTGTCTTTATTAATGGTGCCCAAATTCATGAACGACGCAAAAAGATACTACCTGGTGATATAATTGAAATTACAGATATTGGAAAATGGAAAGTAACGACTGAATAAAAGGTGTTACCATGAAAGTTAATAAAATAATTCTGAGAAACATTCGAAATTATGTAAATCTTTCCTTAGATTTTACCCAAGGGATTAATATATTTATTGGGCAAAATGCACAAGGAAAGACCAATATCCTAGAATCTATTTATTATGGCGCAATGGGACGCTCTCATCGTACGAATGTAGATGCTGAGCTGATTCGCTGGCAGCAGGAAGATGGCAGTATTACAATTGAATTTTCCCGCATGAATATTGAAAATAGCTTGGTCATGAAGCTGAGCAACAGTCAAAAAAAAGAAATCATATCAAATCATTATGCAATAAAACCTCGGGAACTCATTGGTTTACTGAATGTTGTATTATTTTCTCCTGAAGATTTAATGTTAATAAAAGGGATGCCTGCTATGCGTAGGCGTTTTTTAGATATAGAGATTTCACAAGCAAATCCAAGCTATTATCAGCAGCTATTAAAATATAATCGCATCGTATCCCAACGAAATAATTTGTTAAAAAAAATCAGAGAAAATAAAGATAAACCTGATATGTTAGATGCTTGGGATGAACAGTTAGCTGTTGCAGCTAGTAAAATCGTTACAAAAAGACAAGAGGCAGTTAAGAAATTAGCTATGCTTGCGAATTTAATGCATCGGAAAATAACTGCAAGTAAAGAGAATTTGACTCTTGTGTATCATAAGCATGAAATTACCGAAACGGGAGCTGAAAATCTGATAAAAGAATATAAGGCTAAATTTGTGCAGCAGCGACAAAACGATATTTGGCGTGGCAGCACAAGTATCGGACCTCATAAAGATGATCTAATTCTCACAGTGAATGGTATAAATTTAAGAACATTTGGCTCCCAAGGTCAACAACGTACAGGAGTTTTGTCATTAAAATTAGCAGAGTTGGAATTTATTAAATCAGAAACTGGAGAATATCCCATTTTGTTACTGGATGATGTGATGAGTGAATTGGATGCAACACGCCGAGAACATTTATTAGTTTTTATCAAAGATCGTGTCCAAACCATCATTACGGCCACGGAAGAAAAATATTTTCCAGATTGGGAATTTGGAAAATATTTTCATGTAGAAAATGGTACTATAGTGGAGTGATTGCTATGCAAAAAATGAAAGATATAGTATCGAATACGATCAGAAATTTAGGCTTGCAGAAGCCATACAACGACCAATCTGTTATTGTACATTGGTCAGAAATCGTCGGTGATGATATTGCTGCCAATGCATACGCTCGTTCTGTTCAGCAAGGAACGCTAATGGTTAGTGTGAATAGTTCTGTATGGTCTCATCATTTATCCATGATGAAAGAAAGCATTATTGATAAAATAAATCAATTTATTGGCTATAAACTTATTTTTGATATTCGTTTTCAAGCAGGATATTTTAGTAATTCCCAGAATGAAGAAGATACTGCTATAAATGCAATACCTAATATAAAATATCAATTAAGTAAGGTTAAATTAGATGAATATGATGTACAAACTATGCAGGAAACCAGTAATCATATAAGTGATAAATACTTAAAGCAAAAAATATTGCGCATTATGCGTAAGGATTTTGCTTTAAAAAAAATAAAAAAACAGCATAACTGGCACCAGTGTGCCAGTTGTACTGTTTTATGTCCGCCGGAAGAAACCTATTGTACTGCTTGCACACTTAATAAAAAGCAAAAATTACTGTATACTATTATAAATACTCTAAAAGAAATACCATGGATACGTTATGCTGAATTATATGAACATATTACTTGTACAGAAGAGGAATTTCAGCAAGCTAAATATACATTAACTGCATTCATTAGCCGGGATATCCAAGAAGGAGATAATGATAAATTTAAAATAATGAGTTTTATAATGCTAACTACAGGAGCTAAGATTGAAGCTGTAAATGATGCAATTATCAATAAAACCTTAGAAAAATTCAGGAGGAAAAAGTAATGTTTTTACACCTGGGAGCCGATATGGTCGTTCCTTTGCGTGATGTTATTTCTATTACTGATCTAAAATCAAAACGATCAGGTATTAATAAAGAATTTATTAAGAAAATGCGCGATGAGAAAAAGGTTTTTGATGTTTCAGAAAATGATCCCAAGAGTTTTATTATTACTACGAATAAAGTATATCTATCTGCTATTTCATCTTTAACATTAAAGAAAAGGGCAATTGATTTTCATATCTATGAAAATATTTAAGATTGTTTATATAAATTTGTTTTATAACACTCTATGAGTTGATTTTAAGTTGGAGGTTAGCAATGAGTAATGAGGAAGAAGTTTTAGGAAATGGTAATTATGGAGCGGAACAAATACAAGTATTAGAGGGTTTGGAAGCTGTCCGTAAACGTCCAGGAATGTATATTGGCAGTACTTCAGCCAGAGGATTGCATCATCTGGTTTATGAAGTGGTTGATAATAGTATTGATGAAGCGTTAGCTGGATATTGTGATAAAGTAGATGTAACAATTTGCCAAGATAATAGTATTATTGTGTCGGATAATGGTCGTGGTATTCCTGTAGGTATGCATGAAACTGGCAAACCAGCGGTAGAGGTAGTGTTAACAGTACTGCATGCAGGGGGTAAATTTGGCGGCGGTGGCTATAAAGTTTCCGGCGGACTTCATGGAGTAGGCATATCGGTAGTAAATGCTCTTAGTACATATTTAGATATAGAAGTGAAAGTGGATGGAAAAATTCATCAAATTGGCTTTGAACGCGGTTATACTGCTAAGCCTTTAACGATTGTTGGGGATACAGAAGAAACAGGGACCACAGTTAAATTTAAACCTGATGCTGAAATCTTTGAAGATTTAGTGTATAGTTACGATACCTTAAAGCAGCGTTTAAGGGAATTAGCCTTTTTGAACAAAGGAATTACTATTAATTTAACCGATGAACGTACGGAAACCCATGAAGTTTTTTTCTATGAAGGCGGTATCTGTTCTTTTGTGGATCATTTAAATAAAAATAAGACAGTATT
Proteins encoded in this window:
- a CDS encoding RNA-binding S4 domain-containing protein; this translates as MEEIGINTATIQLDQFLKWAGIIESGGQVKLLIEDGLVFINGAQIHERRKKILPGDIIEITDIGKWKVTTE
- the recF gene encoding DNA replication/repair protein RecF (All proteins in this family for which functions are known are DNA-binding proteins that assist the filamentation of RecA onto DNA for the initiation of recombination or recombinational repair.); this translates as MKVNKIILRNIRNYVNLSLDFTQGINIFIGQNAQGKTNILESIYYGAMGRSHRTNVDAELIRWQQEDGSITIEFSRMNIENSLVMKLSNSQKKEIISNHYAIKPRELIGLLNVVLFSPEDLMLIKGMPAMRRRFLDIEISQANPSYYQQLLKYNRIVSQRNNLLKKIRENKDKPDMLDAWDEQLAVAASKIVTKRQEAVKKLAMLANLMHRKITASKENLTLVYHKHEITETGAENLIKEYKAKFVQQRQNDIWRGSTSIGPHKDDLILTVNGINLRTFGSQGQQRTGVLSLKLAELEFIKSETGEYPILLLDDVMSELDATRREHLLVFIKDRVQTIITATEEKYFPDWEFGKYFHVENGTIVE
- a CDS encoding DUF721 domain-containing protein, translating into MQKMKDIVSNTIRNLGLQKPYNDQSVIVHWSEIVGDDIAANAYARSVQQGTLMVSVNSSVWSHHLSMMKESIIDKINQFIGYKLIFDIRFQAGYFSNSQNEEDTAINAIPNIKYQLSKVKLDEYDVQTMQETSNHISDKYLKQKILRIMRKDFALKKIKKQHNWHQCASCTVLCPPEETYCTACTLNKKQKLLYTIINTLKEIPWIRYAELYEHITCTEEEFQQAKYTLTAFISRDIQEGDNDKFKIMSFIMLTTGAKIEAVNDAIINKTLEKFRRKK
- the remB gene encoding extracellular matrix regulator RemB; translation: MFLHLGADMVVPLRDVISITDLKSKRSGINKEFIKKMRDEKKVFDVSENDPKSFIITTNKVYLSAISSLTLKKRAIDFHIYENI